The Obesumbacterium proteus DNA window GGCATGCTGAATGGCACTGGCACCAATGTTTTAGCCGCGCTGTTTGCCCCCATGGGGATTGCAATTGGGCTGAGAGGCCCGACTGGATTTTACCGTGGTATTGTGATTTCAGGAGACAATAATGCAAGAGGGGCCGCTCTGATTGCGTTTTTCACTTTTACTATGGTGACACTGGGGTCACTTGTGAGCGCAGAATTTATTACTCATGGTCTGATGGCGCTGGCAGCCTTTGTCATGGCTATGCATCTGTTGTCATTATTGTTATTTGTGATGCTACCCCGACAATAAATCAGTCCCTGCAAACCGCATTCCGCGTGTTTATCTCGCGACATAAGCGGTGCACTACGCATAATCTCGTTTGGGGGGCGATGCTCCCTGAACCGTCCAATGGTTACTGAGTGTCCCCCTGAGCGAGGGAAAACACGCGCCGTCGCAATGTTTTTCCCGTGGGTTGCAGCGTTGTTGAAGTCGATGGCATTCCTAAGGGATATATATCAGCTATCTCGAAACGGATAAAATCATTCGTAACTAGTAGAAGGCTAATACATTTAAGTTATTCAAGCGTTTATTGTCAGGCGCGGATGCTACAGAGGTAAATTAGAGTGATAATAATATGTAGTCTTACATAGTATTAAATTTTCCTCGATCTGGATTCTCCGTTTAATAAGATTTTTCCCAGTCACCTAGAATTTTCCTATATTATTTATAGCAAGATCTACCCAATAACTTACTCGTTAATAAGATCGTGGAAATAATAAGGCCGACGTGTGATTTTCATTTCCTAAAACAGGCTATATGACGAGCTCAGACTATCAGTGTTGAATGATGATTGATGAAGATAAATCCTTTATATACAGTTTGTTACATTGTCTTTGCGCTATATGGTGAGGCTGTGTGATGGGCTAATTTGCGATGCTGGCACCATGCTGCATGACACTTAGAATTCGAAAAATCTTAATTAACTTTCTATGTTTTATGGGATTAATCTTAGCGTTTAGCTATCACTCAGCATATTCTTGCGTGGTATAGTAATGCAAAATAAAGCACATTTTGATTCCCGCCTATATAAGTATTTGCTTCATTAGCAAAGAAAGTGTTTTGTGTGGTTTATATATAAATCTTAATGACTTATTGAGCATTTCGTTATGTTAGTACGTCAGTTTTATTTATATGGCGAATAAAAATAATATGCTGAGAAGTTATTTCTTGGTTTGATTTGTTGAGGCAATGATGAATAAAATTTACCGTGTTGTATGGAACTTCGCCGTAATGGCATGGGTTGCTGTTTCTGAGCTAGGGAGAGGGAAGACTAAAACTTCCTCTCCCAAAAAACTGCAGCGACCTCGACTTTGCAGCTATGGACTTGCTTCATCTATGCTGTTGTTCTCCGCTGGAGAAGCATCAGCTTTAGACGTCAATGGTTATACTGACTTTACGTCATCAACATCTATCTCGGATGGCCTGCAATGGAATACCACAGCAACAGTACAGGTAGATGCTGGTGCTGATGTCAATGTTTCAAATCCATCAGGTAGCTCAGCATTGAATATGGCTCCAGCTGCTGGAGGCAACACCTCTCTATGGATAAATGGCGGAACATTAACGGCCAATAATAATGGCAATTTACTGATGGGCAACAACAGTATGTTGCAAATAGGCGGCGCCAAGTTGGGTGGTTCGAGTGCTGCTCAGCAAGGTGGGGGCGGAGGAACATTGTCCGTTGGCGAATTAAAAACAGCGCCAGGTGCAACGGATGCAAACATCTGGATGTTTGGCTCCGCTACATCGACCGCAAAACTAAATGTAGATAGCATTGATCTGGAAGCCGACAAAAATGATTTCTACATTGCCACGGCAGGCGCTCCGGAACTTGGCGCGGATATTCATGTTAAAAACGACATGACTATAATCAATAAAACCGCAGGTGAATTTGTTTTTTCTGGGGATTCCGATCTCAGCGTTGGTGGCAATCTTTATCTCGATACTACCAATGGCTCCTTGCTTTTTACCAATAGTGGAAACCACGGTGTTAATGTTGGCGGTGACTTAACATTGACAAATAATTTTAAATTATCGTCCGATCTCAATTCAGTTAACGTCAATGCATTGATCGCTGGCACCGTTTTTAATGTTAATGGCGATATCAACGTCATCGGTAAAAACGTTGGAAGTACAGGCTTGCAGATTATGAATTATGCGGTCACAGGAGTAACCACTCTTGGTGATTTTAATATTTCATCACTTGTAAGTGATAATACGACTGACGTTATTTTTGCTCATGGCGCTAAAATAACGAGTGCTAACAATATTAATCTTAGCAGTGTGAGTGGTGGTGCCGTAAATCTTTTCATTGGTGACTCTAAATATGGTGCGCCGGTAGATATTCTAGCAAAAAGTATTGTCATGAGCGGTGCGGGTAAAAACAAGGTTATTTTTAATAACAACCAAAAAACTCAACCAGGCACTGACGGCTATTTATTTGATGTTTCAATCAACGGCGTAGGTTCGGTTGAACAACAGTCTGGCCATACAACGCTTGAGAAGGCTTCTAATTACAATGGTGGAACCATAATTAATGGTGGCCTGCTCTCTATTGCAAATAATAAAGCGTTAGGTAGTGAAAGTGTCTCTATCAATACCGATCCCAATGATAATAATACCGGACTTGATATTGCATATACTGATGGCTCCTCGTTTGAGAATAAATTATTAGGTAACGGCGATACGACGGTTTCCGGTAATGCACAGATAACAGGGGCTAACGATACTTATGCTGGTAACTGGAATATAACCGGGAAAGCGGCAACAGATAAAATCGTATCTTCTACGCTGAGTAATTTTGGTTCAGGAAATATCAATGTAGAAAGTGGCGGCTACCTAACCGCGAATACAACGGGCAAGTTCAGTTTCGATAATAAATTATTGGGTACGGGCTATGTTGTTGCCGACAATAACGGCAATGAGTTTAAATTCAGCTCTGCAACAGGAACGGGTTTTGCGGGTGATGTTCTTCTTAAGAACAACCTGTTCGCATTAGAAGGCGATAACTCTGCTGCGTTAACGAATGCTACGCTGCATCTCGGTAGCGGAAACGTGACTTCAGTCGGCACAGGAAATCAGAACCTAGCAGGACTCGCGTTTGATGGTGGCACACTTGCGTTTGGCGATGTTAATCCTGGTGATACAACGAGCGATCGTTTTGTTGAGACGACCAAAGATCTTAATTTAACGGGCAAGGGACAGATTCAGATTACCGACGGCGGAGACTTCGAAAACACGGTACAGCATCCTGACACATCCTTGCCATTACTCCAGCAAGATGACATGGGGGGCGTCGTTAAATTGGCTGATAGCCAGGGGACCGTGACCGGGGCCGGGGGTAATCTGAGCTTGGTTGATCAAAACGGTGCTGTTATCTCGCAAAAAGTAACCTCTCAAATTACACAAAATGGCGAAACCGTTGCTAACGGTGAGTATGACTACCGCCTTACCAGCGGAGACAATAGTGATGGCCTATACATTAACTACGGATTGACTCAGGTTGAATTACTGGCGCAGGGCGACAATGCGCTGACACTCAGCGCTGAAGGAAATACCGGTAACGCCGCCGACCTGAGTGCCAAGATTATTGGTACTGGCGATCTGCGTATCGACACTGATACAGATCTTTCTTTGTCTAACAGCGATAACAACTACACCGGTATGACGGACGTTGTTGCTGGCACCCTAAAAATGGGTAACAACAATGTATTGGGGCAGACCCGACTGCTTCACCTCAATAGTGGCAGCCAGCTCAATATGAACGGCTATGCTCAGATGTTGCAGAATATCCAGACTGATGCAGGCAGCACGCTCGATTTCAATCAAGGCAGTCTAACCGTTAACAACGGCACGGTAGATGGCAATATGACCGGTGCCGGTAGCCTAACGGTGGCTGGTGGAACATTGACGGTTAGCAGTGATAATTCGGGGATGAGTGCTGACACGACAATCGCATCGGATGGTGTTATTCGTATGCTGTCTAGCCAAGCGCTGGGAACGGGCAGTGTGAATAACCAAGGTTTACTCTATCTTGGTGAAGATGATGATAGTCATATAACGCGTAATTCGGTAACAAACTATCAAACGGGTGCATTAACCAACAGTGGTACGGTCGTTATTGGTCATAGCGATGCATTGGGCCAAGCGATCGCGGGAACCACTCTGACGGTGAATGGCAACTATACGGGCGAGAATGGGCACCTGCAGTTCAATACCGCGTTAGGCAATGACAGTTCGGTCACGGATAAGCTCGTTGTGACGGGGGATACCTCTGGCGATACTGGAGTAAGCGTTAAGAATGCGGGGGGAGTCGGAGACAAAACCCTGAATGGCATTGAGCTAATTAGCGTGGGTGGTCAGTCTGACGGTACTTTCACCCAAGAAGGCCGTATTGTCGCTGGCGCATATGATTACTCTTTAGTACGCGGTGAGGGCAATAATCATGGTAACTGGTATTTAACCAGTCAAACCCCGCCAGTCGACCCTGTAGATCCTCCGGTTGATCCGGTTGACCCTCCAGTAGACCCCGTTGACCCGCCGGTGACACCACCGGCTGGAGGTGATCACGTTAATCGACCTGAAGGCGGGAGCTATATTGCCAACCTTGCAGCGGCAAATACGCTGTTTAATACGCGTTTGCACGACCGCTTAGGGGAAACCCAATATATCGACGCGCTGACCGGTGAGAAAAAAGTCACAAGCCTTTGGTTACGTCAGGTCGGTGGGCATAACAACTGGCGTGATAGTAGTGGTCAACTGAAAACACAAAGCAATAGCTATGTGGCTCAGCTGGGTGGCGATGTGGCTCAGTGGTCAACGGATGGTTTAAACCGAGGCCATCTGGGGCTAATGACAGGTTATGCCAACAGCCATAGCCAAACCCATTCTTCAGTCACCGGCTATGATTCTAAAGGTTCTGTCAGTGGCTACAGCGCTGGGGTTTACGGAACATGGTTTGCAAATGACGCCGATAAGAGCGGGTTATATGTAGATAGCTGGCTGCAATATAGTTGGTTTAATAACCACGTGAACGGTGAGCAATTGGCCAGCGAGTCCTATAAATCCAAAGGGCTAACAGCGTCACTAGAAACGGGCTATACCCTGAAAATGGGAGAATTTACGGGCAGCAAAGGAACGCTTAACGAATGGTTTATTCAGCCACAGGCACAGGCGACGTGGATGGGCGTAGAGGCAGATAAACATCGCGAAGATAATGGTACGCGTGTGAACAGCGAAGGCGATGGCAACGTACAGACCCGTTTAGGTATGCGCGCTTATCTGAAGAGTCATCATGCTATGGACGAAGGCAAAGGTCGCACATTCGAACCGTTTATCGAAGCTAACTGGTTGCATAACACCCGTAGCTACAGTGCGAAGATGGATGATGTCCGTATCAACCAAGCTGGAGCACGTAACATCGGTGAAGTAAAAGTGGGTGTAGAAGGGCAAATCAATCCACGCCTGAACTTATGGGGCAATGTGGGAACGCAAGTCGGTGATAAAGGCTATAACGACAGCTCTGCAATGATTGGGGTGAAGTATAACTTTTAGTTGATAGCTCTGTTTGAAAGGCACCTCAGGGTGCCTTTTTTAATGGTTAGGCGTAGCGTTTGGCTAAACTAAGGTGTTGTCACTTAATCCACCCAAGGCACAGGCTCACCAATATAAGTATGTGTGCAGCAGCGGCAAGTCACCTTAACGTCCTTTCCCGTAATCGAAGGATTTACCTGTTGCAAAATTCCATTCTCATCAACAAACAGACCCGGATAAAAGCTGCTTTCGCCAATGCAGACCAAATCCCTTTGCTGATGCTCATGCAGCGCGACCAACCAGAATACAGGCTCGGTGGTATCAAGACGTCCACATACTTCGCTGAATATGTCACCCCACGGTTTTCCAATCTGTTTGATCAGAAAGTAAAATAATGGCGTGTAATCCCGACCACGGTTTTGCCTGCCATGCATTGTCTCGCGGTTTACCAGCAGCTCATCATCGGCTTTTTTACGATTGCGTTCCCAACGATACTCAGCACCTGGATTATTAGAACGATGCCGCGTAGTCGTGTTGACGCTGCGATACAGTTTGCGAGACTTATTCAGTTGATGAGTACGCATAGCGCGATCTCCTGCATCCTTTCTTTGGTGAGTGGGTAACGCCTACCGGAGCCAGATTCAATAGTTTGTGACTGTATACACAATAGTCATGCTTAAAACAGTCTCATTTTGCTGAAATATGTCCCATCGGGCAACTAGCAAAAAGATCACGGCTGGTATTTAGTCGTCAAGTTGATGGGGGCAGGGGCTGGTATGAGCGAGGAGCAGGCATTGAATAAAACCTTAAAGGGGGATGCTGGTGACTTCTAGTGAGTTCGACTTACTTGAAGCGTTTTGACTAGCATCCATCCCCTGCAGGTATAAGTTTCTCTTGAGTACCAATCAATAGCTCATCTATGACGAGTAGGAAAACGGGTTAGGCCGTAATCAATACAACACCAGCATCCTGCATCGTTGTAAGCGCCGCCTCTTGATCCATGATCTGCTCAGGCAACATAAAACCGGTCAATCGGCTTTTGAGTAGTGCTTCGATAACGATGATAGCGCCAAGAGCGGTAAAATGCGCTTGTCCTTGTGGGTCTGAGGCGATAATCCGTTTGGACTCTGAAACGCCTGAAACGGTAACGCCCTGTAGATCAACATACAGTTCTACCGACGCTTGAGAGGCCTTTCGCTTACCTTCTGAGGTCCCAACGGCAACATCCAGCCGGATATTGTCAGCACGTGTCATCGCTGCAATAGCGCTGATATCAAGAATACCAAACGGTGTAGTCTCGACACATTCACCACTGATAAGGCAAATGTTACTCTGCTCAGCGGTATAACCCCAGATGCCATCTTCCCGAACAAATGCAGGAGCTATCGCCTGACTAAGCTCTTTTTCAGTCATTTTGCCAATAGGATCTTCTGGGTCGTGCAATGCCGTTAGCCGTACACTTTCAACAGAATTAAACTGGCGGGCAAGTTTATCAACCAGCGGCAAAAATATTCCTGCCTCATAGTAACCTAATGGTACGATCGGCGAAGTCGCATGATGGAACATCGCCATATTCAACAGTGGGGCATAGCCGTCGGCGGTTCCTACAGTAATATCAATAAAAGCGATATTGTTGCGGATAGCGTATTCACCTAACGTATGTTTTGGATCGGGTACGGCGCTGATAATCAGTTGTGAAGTCGATACCAACGACGGAAGTTCCCCACTCATCAAATCAAGGCAAACCGTCATGGTGTTTCCCAACTGGGCCGCAAGTTTTTCGCCATTTTGCGGCGAGCGGCCTGCCAGAATTAATTTTGCGTCTGGAAAACGCGCCCGTAGCTGGGTAGCCAGATTGCCGCCTATCATCCCATAGCCACCGGCGATAAAAATCTGCTGTGTCATTGTGAAATTCATCATGTTCCTCATTTAGGTGTTACTGATGAGGTGACTTTAGAACACAAATAAAGTTTAATTAAGCTCATTAATCTTCATGGGCTAGTGAGTTTAAATCAGTAATGAATGTGAAAATTTCCGATTTTGAACCCTTTATCGCAGTAGCTACTTTTCGTAGTTTCCGGCTGGCGGCAGAAGCCGCAGGCGTGACATCTTCGGCAATGAGTCACTCGATTCGCCAGCTTGAAGAACGATTAAAGATACGATTATTTAATCGCACAACTCGCAGCGTATCTCTGACAGATGCTGGGCATAAGTTATTTGAATCGCTTCACCCGCTATTCGATCATGCGATGGATGCCATTGAAGCAATAAATGATTACCGTGATACGCCCATGGGCACACTACGTATTAACGCGGTTAGGCTGGGTGGGCGTTACAGACTCGCTCCTTTAGTTGCTGGATTTTGCAAGGTCTATCCTGATGTTAGAGTGGAAATCATTCAGGATGATAATCTGGTTGATATTGTGAGTAGTGAATACGATGCCGGAGTGAGGCTGAGGGAAATAATTGAAAAAGATATGATTTCCATCCCACTTGGACAGCCAGTTCGTTACGCTGTTGTGGCAAGCCCAGAATACCTGCAAACGCATGCCAGCCCAAAGCAGCCTCAGGATCTTCTGGATCACTCCTGCATCCAGTTTCGCTATCCCAGTGGGCGCAGCTATCAGTGGCAATTCAGCCGCGATAACGAACGCACTGGTATTAATGTGAAGGGAATGCTCGAAGTTAATGACCTTGATGTTTCAATCGGTCTGGCACTGGATGGAGCCGGTATCAGCTACGTGTTGTATGAAATGGCTGAGCCTTATATAAACAATGGCAAACTCGTTTCGATACTAGAGGATTGGATGACAGAACTTCCCAGCTTCTACCTTTACTATTCAAACAGAAAATATGCTTCTGCGGCATTTCAGGCTTTTGTTGAGTATATAAAAACGCATCACTAATACTTGTAACATTATTCTTATGTGGTTTTTGTGTTGCCGTACAATGACAAAAATGAAGTCAGATCTTACCTACCTCTCAATAACCACCATCAGTTTTCGTGATATGCATCAATCCGCAATACTAACGGTGCGCTACGCTAGTTGCAGCAAGCAATACTGTTTATGTGATTCATTGAATTGGAGGTAGCGTGTTTATTGTTTCTTTATCGTATATAAAGCCCCTTGCCGAAGTGGAAGCGTGTCTGGATGCACATAGACAGTTTTTGGATGCATGTTATTCGCAAGGGC harbors:
- a CDS encoding autotransporter outer membrane beta-barrel domain-containing protein, coding for MMNKIYRVVWNFAVMAWVAVSELGRGKTKTSSPKKLQRPRLCSYGLASSMLLFSAGEASALDVNGYTDFTSSTSISDGLQWNTTATVQVDAGADVNVSNPSGSSALNMAPAAGGNTSLWINGGTLTANNNGNLLMGNNSMLQIGGAKLGGSSAAQQGGGGGTLSVGELKTAPGATDANIWMFGSATSTAKLNVDSIDLEADKNDFYIATAGAPELGADIHVKNDMTIINKTAGEFVFSGDSDLSVGGNLYLDTTNGSLLFTNSGNHGVNVGGDLTLTNNFKLSSDLNSVNVNALIAGTVFNVNGDINVIGKNVGSTGLQIMNYAVTGVTTLGDFNISSLVSDNTTDVIFAHGAKITSANNINLSSVSGGAVNLFIGDSKYGAPVDILAKSIVMSGAGKNKVIFNNNQKTQPGTDGYLFDVSINGVGSVEQQSGHTTLEKASNYNGGTIINGGLLSIANNKALGSESVSINTDPNDNNTGLDIAYTDGSSFENKLLGNGDTTVSGNAQITGANDTYAGNWNITGKAATDKIVSSTLSNFGSGNINVESGGYLTANTTGKFSFDNKLLGTGYVVADNNGNEFKFSSATGTGFAGDVLLKNNLFALEGDNSAALTNATLHLGSGNVTSVGTGNQNLAGLAFDGGTLAFGDVNPGDTTSDRFVETTKDLNLTGKGQIQITDGGDFENTVQHPDTSLPLLQQDDMGGVVKLADSQGTVTGAGGNLSLVDQNGAVISQKVTSQITQNGETVANGEYDYRLTSGDNSDGLYINYGLTQVELLAQGDNALTLSAEGNTGNAADLSAKIIGTGDLRIDTDTDLSLSNSDNNYTGMTDVVAGTLKMGNNNVLGQTRLLHLNSGSQLNMNGYAQMLQNIQTDAGSTLDFNQGSLTVNNGTVDGNMTGAGSLTVAGGTLTVSSDNSGMSADTTIASDGVIRMLSSQALGTGSVNNQGLLYLGEDDDSHITRNSVTNYQTGALTNSGTVVIGHSDALGQAIAGTTLTVNGNYTGENGHLQFNTALGNDSSVTDKLVVTGDTSGDTGVSVKNAGGVGDKTLNGIELISVGGQSDGTFTQEGRIVAGAYDYSLVRGEGNNHGNWYLTSQTPPVDPVDPPVDPVDPPVDPVDPPVTPPAGGDHVNRPEGGSYIANLAAANTLFNTRLHDRLGETQYIDALTGEKKVTSLWLRQVGGHNNWRDSSGQLKTQSNSYVAQLGGDVAQWSTDGLNRGHLGLMTGYANSHSQTHSSVTGYDSKGSVSGYSAGVYGTWFANDADKSGLYVDSWLQYSWFNNHVNGEQLASESYKSKGLTASLETGYTLKMGEFTGSKGTLNEWFIQPQAQATWMGVEADKHREDNGTRVNSEGDGNVQTRLGMRAYLKSHHAMDEGKGRTFEPFIEANWLHNTRSYSAKMDDVRINQAGARNIGEVKVGVEGQINPRLNLWGNVGTQVGDKGYNDSSAMIGVKYNF
- a CDS encoding LysR family transcriptional regulator, which codes for MNVKISDFEPFIAVATFRSFRLAAEAAGVTSSAMSHSIRQLEERLKIRLFNRTTRSVSLTDAGHKLFESLHPLFDHAMDAIEAINDYRDTPMGTLRINAVRLGGRYRLAPLVAGFCKVYPDVRVEIIQDDNLVDIVSSEYDAGVRLREIIEKDMISIPLGQPVRYAVVASPEYLQTHASPKQPQDLLDHSCIQFRYPSGRSYQWQFSRDNERTGINVKGMLEVNDLDVSIGLALDGAGISYVLYEMAEPYINNGKLVSILEDWMTELPSFYLYYSNRKYASAAFQAFVEYIKTHH